One segment of Bacillus horti DNA contains the following:
- the yqfC gene encoding sporulation protein YqfC — MKKWQQKIKRWTAGMLDLPKDVVLDLPRITMIGPLQLYIENHRGVLVFSTEELRLLLSNKGQLLIRGERLVIRQILPEEVLLEGFIREVHYLDQIK; from the coding sequence ATGAAGAAATGGCAGCAGAAGATTAAGCGCTGGACAGCTGGGATGCTGGATCTGCCAAAGGATGTTGTATTAGATTTGCCTCGAATTACGATGATCGGGCCACTACAGTTGTATATTGAAAATCATCGGGGAGTATTAGTTTTTAGTACAGAGGAGCTAAGGCTTTTGTTAAGTAACAAAGGTCAGCTTTTAATTCGTGGTGAACGGCTCGTTATTCGTCAGATTCTTCCAGAAGAAGTCCTCCTAGAAGGGTTTATTCGTGAGGTTCATTATTTAGATCAAATCAAATAA
- the yqfD gene encoding sporulation protein YqfD, giving the protein MKLNNQEMMHWWQGYVVIEVRGKKLERLINRMMNHRFSAWHIIRTGEERAELSIKLTDFFKLRALLKETGCKSKVLERHGLPFFVQRVQRRIGLYSGILLFCFILYAASMMVWSVEIDGATTPETEMAIREELEGLGVKPGTFKFRTPDYQTIQREIMKLVPSTTWVGFRYEGTQAQLKVVEKTLPDVREPSGPRHLVATKKAIIHDLFVEQGKPVVKPNQYVQRGELLVSGYVGNEEQPQIVSATGRVLGEVWYEGHIELPMLQKKAFMTGEREKRYYFQLGSWAVPVWGWGKDTFEKYEADERNYSFTWRDWSFPLSWKVEMRQEVGYTEELKSEEETLELALILANAQLKQQIPADAVIKEENILRKRVENGKVYIKMHYTVIEEISSERPISTESKD; this is encoded by the coding sequence ATGAAGCTAAATAATCAAGAGATGATGCATTGGTGGCAGGGATACGTAGTGATTGAAGTTAGAGGAAAAAAGCTGGAAAGATTGATTAATAGAATGATGAATCATCGCTTTTCTGCGTGGCATATTATTCGAACAGGGGAGGAAAGGGCAGAGCTTTCCATTAAGCTTACTGATTTTTTTAAGCTTCGTGCGCTGTTAAAAGAGACAGGCTGTAAGAGCAAAGTACTAGAGCGACATGGGCTGCCATTTTTTGTTCAAAGAGTACAGCGTAGAATAGGATTATATAGCGGAATTCTGCTTTTTTGTTTCATTTTATACGCCGCTTCAATGATGGTCTGGAGCGTGGAGATTGATGGAGCGACAACTCCGGAAACAGAAATGGCTATCCGAGAAGAGCTGGAAGGGTTAGGAGTTAAGCCAGGAACCTTTAAGTTTAGGACGCCAGATTATCAGACTATTCAAAGAGAAATTATGAAGTTAGTTCCTAGCACGACGTGGGTAGGCTTTCGTTATGAAGGAACACAGGCTCAGCTTAAGGTGGTTGAGAAAACGTTACCTGATGTCCGTGAGCCAAGTGGTCCAAGGCATTTGGTAGCAACAAAAAAAGCCATAATTCACGATTTGTTCGTGGAACAGGGAAAACCAGTGGTTAAACCTAATCAATACGTGCAACGAGGAGAGCTATTAGTTTCTGGATATGTGGGTAATGAGGAGCAGCCTCAAATTGTTTCGGCAACAGGAAGAGTTCTAGGTGAAGTATGGTACGAAGGACATATTGAACTACCAATGCTTCAAAAAAAAGCATTTATGACAGGAGAACGAGAAAAGAGGTACTATTTTCAGCTTGGGTCATGGGCTGTTCCTGTGTGGGGCTGGGGAAAAGATACTTTCGAAAAGTACGAAGCGGATGAAAGAAACTACTCCTTTACCTGGAGAGATTGGTCTTTTCCACTATCGTGGAAGGTAGAAATGAGGCAGGAGGTAGGTTACACTGAAGAGCTGAAATCAGAGGAAGAAACCCTTGAGTTAGCTTTGATTTTAGCTAATGCGCAATTGAAGCAACAAATTCCAGCAGATGCAGTCATTAAAGAGGAAAATATTTTGCGAAAGAGGGTTGAGAATGGTAAAGTGTATATAAAGATGCACTATACAGTAATTGAAGAGATTAGCTCTGAAAGACCGATATCAACGGAATCAAAAGACTAG
- a CDS encoding PhoH family protein: MQGHIEQIKLQAVQAEDASKLFGPQDRFLQEIERELDVHVHIRNGEIIISGQRDALELAEPLFEVLLRLIRANYQIAERDVIYALQLAKQGSVDELLELFEAEIATNVKGKPIRVKTLGQRHYVSAIQKHDIVFGIGPAGTGKTYLAVVLATVALKKGVIKRIVLTRPAVEAGENLGFLPGDLQEKVDPYLRPLYDALHDVLGVEQTAKLLERGIIEVAPLAYMRGRTLDDSFVILDEAQNTTPEQMKMFLTRLGFGSKMIITGDITQIDLPKGKKSGLIEAQDRLKGVKGLSFIFMQTADVVRHPLVGRIIAAYDQDGQPS; this comes from the coding sequence TTGCAAGGACACATTGAACAGATTAAACTTCAGGCCGTACAAGCAGAGGATGCTTCTAAGCTTTTCGGACCACAGGATCGTTTTTTGCAGGAGATAGAGAGAGAGCTGGATGTTCATGTGCATATTCGTAATGGTGAGATTATTATTTCTGGCCAACGGGACGCACTTGAGCTTGCAGAGCCTTTATTTGAGGTATTACTAAGATTAATTAGGGCCAACTATCAAATAGCAGAGAGAGATGTGATTTATGCTCTACAACTAGCTAAGCAGGGTTCTGTAGATGAGCTACTGGAGCTTTTTGAGGCAGAAATTGCAACGAATGTAAAAGGGAAGCCTATCCGCGTAAAAACGTTAGGTCAAAGGCATTATGTGTCAGCGATCCAAAAGCATGATATTGTCTTTGGAATAGGACCAGCTGGAACAGGTAAAACGTACCTTGCCGTAGTCCTAGCCACAGTGGCTTTGAAGAAAGGTGTTATTAAGCGCATTGTCTTGACGCGCCCAGCTGTTGAAGCAGGAGAAAACCTAGGCTTTTTACCAGGTGATCTTCAGGAAAAGGTAGACCCTTATCTACGACCTCTTTATGATGCCTTACACGATGTACTTGGAGTAGAGCAAACAGCAAAATTATTAGAAAGAGGAATCATTGAGGTGGCTCCTTTGGCTTACATGAGAGGGAGAACCCTTGATGACTCTTTCGTGATCTTAGATGAAGCACAAAATACTACCCCAGAGCAAATGAAAATGTTTTTAACTAGATTGGGCTTTGGCTCAAAAATGATTATTACTGGTGATATTACACAGATTGATTTACCCAAAGGGAAAAAATCTGGATTAATTGAAGCACAGGATCGTTTAAAGGGAGTTAAGGGCTTGAGCTTTATCTTTATGCAGACAGCAGATGTGGTTAGGCACCCATTAGTGGGGCGTATTATTGCTGCATACGATCAAGATGGACAACCTAGCTAG
- a CDS encoding HD family phosphohydrolase has product MKKKFSLDGQKTWEKYRDHTSVRISLYALLGLVLYVLMFANVAPEVIDVSLGTRAESNIASPVTIRDDRETERAQEIAAREVEPEYIKDDDITTRQNQNLDRTFIQIKEIAAEDIPNEEKLDKLRESIAYSLNEDSYNLFISYPVEEIETLRRMTTSIVYEIMYDGISQQNNGLNRAYQRVDDALMVSSLDEQMRAVSREMARAAIVPNFVLDHEETERLRQEARDRVGNIIIREGEIIVSEGEIISAEVYRKLRLVGLLSESANMLPYLGLAMYIILLIAALGVYISFSGLPIQKNNKILFMYILIFALTVSVMKIVNIFQGLQYTGVGFLIPVAFGTMLMTMLIHQRVAIFSSFVLALIAAIILNENVSSLMDISYAIIAIFSGLAGAYFLGAGTRKTKILQAGFVVSIVTVVSVFTITMLQNVTVSWIELSQHLLFAFLNGILASVLTIGFMPFFEAAFTILSSSKLIELSNPNHPLLRKVLIEAPGTYHHSVMVANLAEAAAEAIGANGLLARVGAYYHDVGKTKRPHFFIENQMNMENPHDKIAPHLSKTIITAHGRDGAQMLKEHNLPKAIQDIAEQHHGDSLLKYFYHKAKQEADTEVTESEFRYPGPKAQFKESAIVGIVDSVEAAVRSMSKPSPERIDNLVRNIIRDRLEDGQFDECDITLKELDMIAKAVCETLQGIFHSRIEYPEDKEKVKVLEK; this is encoded by the coding sequence TTGAAGAAAAAATTTTCGTTGGATGGACAGAAAACATGGGAGAAATACAGAGATCATACTAGCGTGCGCATAAGCTTGTATGCTTTATTAGGTTTGGTTTTGTATGTGCTCATGTTTGCCAATGTGGCTCCCGAGGTCATTGATGTTTCACTAGGGACTAGAGCGGAGAGTAACATTGCCTCACCTGTTACGATTAGAGATGATAGAGAAACAGAACGCGCACAGGAAATCGCAGCTAGAGAAGTTGAACCAGAGTATATTAAAGATGATGATATCACCACAAGACAGAATCAGAATTTAGATCGAACCTTTATTCAGATCAAAGAAATTGCAGCAGAGGATATTCCAAATGAAGAAAAGCTAGATAAGCTTAGAGAATCCATTGCTTATTCGTTAAATGAAGACTCTTATAATCTCTTTATTAGTTATCCTGTAGAAGAAATCGAAACGCTAAGAAGAATGACAACCTCCATTGTCTATGAAATTATGTATGATGGAATTAGCCAACAAAACAATGGTCTAAATAGGGCGTATCAGAGGGTTGATGATGCTTTAATGGTTTCCTCTCTGGATGAGCAAATGCGAGCTGTTTCCCGGGAAATGGCTAGAGCAGCGATAGTACCCAACTTTGTTTTAGATCATGAAGAGACAGAACGTTTACGACAGGAAGCAAGGGATAGGGTAGGCAATATTATTATCCGTGAAGGAGAAATTATTGTATCTGAAGGAGAGATAATTTCTGCTGAGGTCTACCGTAAGCTACGTTTAGTAGGTTTGTTAAGTGAGTCTGCAAATATGTTACCTTACCTAGGCCTAGCTATGTATATTATCTTATTAATAGCTGCTTTAGGTGTATATATATCATTCTCTGGTTTACCTATTCAAAAGAACAACAAGATTCTATTTATGTATATTCTCATTTTTGCTCTGACAGTATCGGTTATGAAAATCGTTAACATCTTCCAAGGACTTCAATATACCGGAGTAGGGTTTTTGATTCCGGTTGCCTTTGGTACGATGCTTATGACTATGCTTATTCATCAAAGAGTTGCTATTTTTAGTAGCTTTGTGCTCGCTTTAATAGCAGCTATTATTCTTAATGAAAATGTATCCTCCTTGATGGATATAAGCTATGCTATAATAGCTATTTTCAGTGGTTTAGCTGGAGCGTATTTTTTGGGTGCAGGAACAAGAAAAACGAAGATTTTACAAGCAGGCTTTGTTGTATCCATAGTTACCGTTGTTTCTGTATTTACGATTACCATGCTCCAGAATGTAACTGTAAGCTGGATCGAATTATCGCAGCATTTACTCTTCGCTTTTCTAAATGGGATTTTAGCTTCAGTACTAACGATCGGGTTTATGCCCTTTTTTGAGGCAGCTTTCACTATTTTATCGAGCTCTAAGCTTATTGAACTTTCGAATCCAAACCACCCTCTTCTTAGGAAGGTTTTGATTGAAGCGCCTGGTACGTATCATCATAGCGTTATGGTGGCCAATCTTGCTGAAGCAGCTGCTGAAGCGATTGGAGCAAATGGTTTGCTGGCTAGAGTGGGTGCTTACTATCACGATGTGGGTAAAACGAAGCGACCTCACTTTTTTATAGAAAATCAGATGAATATGGAAAATCCACATGATAAAATTGCTCCACATTTAAGTAAAACGATCATTACTGCCCATGGCCGAGACGGAGCACAAATGCTGAAGGAGCATAATTTGCCTAAGGCCATTCAGGATATTGCGGAACAGCATCATGGTGATTCACTACTTAAATATTTTTATCACAAAGCAAAGCAAGAGGCAGATACAGAGGTTACGGAAAGCGAATTTAGATATCCTGGTCCAAAAGCTCAGTTTAAAGAATCAGCAATCGTTGGAATTGTAGACAGTGTAGAAGCTGCTGTGCGTTCCATGTCCAAGCCTTCACCAGAAAGAATTGATAATTTAGTTCGAAACATCATTCGGGATCGTCTAGAGGATGGGCAGTTCGATGAATGTGATATTACGTTAAAGGAATTAGATATGATTGCTAAAGCAGTATGTGAAACACTTCAGGGTATATTCCATTCTAGGATCGAGTATCCTGAGGATAAAGAGAAAGTGAAAGTTCTAGAAAAGTAG
- the ybeY gene encoding rRNA maturation RNase YbeY, producing the protein MSVSVLFTDENQYGSAELEELLVALIDTAARLEDVQDGEVSISFVNDQEIQEINKTYRMKDQPTDVLSFPMYEADEEEIEVTDLDEPLLLGDIVISIPRAKDQAEEYGHSFERELGFLTIHGFLHLLGYDHGTEQEEKEMFDRQEEILKQHGLIR; encoded by the coding sequence ATGAGTGTGAGTGTCCTTTTTACGGATGAAAATCAGTATGGAAGTGCTGAGCTCGAAGAATTATTAGTAGCTTTAATTGATACAGCGGCACGATTAGAGGACGTGCAGGATGGAGAGGTTTCGATTAGCTTTGTCAATGATCAGGAAATCCAAGAAATCAATAAAACGTATCGAATGAAGGATCAGCCTACGGATGTGCTGTCCTTTCCGATGTATGAGGCGGATGAGGAAGAGATAGAAGTAACCGATTTGGATGAGCCTTTACTACTTGGTGACATTGTGATTTCTATTCCCCGTGCTAAAGATCAGGCAGAAGAATATGGGCATTCCTTTGAACGTGAGCTTGGTTTCTTAACGATTCATGGCTTTCTTCATCTTTTAGGCTATGATCATGGAACTGAGCAAGAGGAGAAGGAGATGTTTGACAGACAAGAGGAGATTCTTAAGCAGCACGGCTTAATTAGGTGA
- a CDS encoding diacylglycerol kinase family protein, which translates to MKHTKQIKSILKSFKHATDGIVYVFSTQRNMKIHLVLTLTVLFFSLIFKVEAYQLLFVLSSIMLVMCMELINTAIERVVDLVTEDYHPLAKIAKDVAAGAVLFSALFAFIVGVYVFLPYLLVAFSLEIPISIEFIVIFAVLAILMMLLLRIKK; encoded by the coding sequence GTGAAGCATACAAAGCAAATTAAAAGTATTTTAAAGAGCTTCAAGCATGCTACTGATGGAATTGTATACGTGTTTTCCACACAGCGTAATATGAAGATCCATCTTGTCCTAACTTTGACTGTTCTGTTTTTTTCTCTGATTTTCAAGGTAGAAGCCTATCAACTTCTCTTTGTGCTTTCTTCTATTATGCTGGTGATGTGTATGGAGTTAATTAATACTGCTATTGAGCGTGTTGTGGATTTGGTAACGGAGGACTACCATCCATTAGCCAAAATAGCGAAAGATGTAGCGGCGGGTGCTGTATTATTCTCTGCTCTTTTTGCTTTTATCGTAGGTGTTTATGTATTTCTACCATATCTTTTAGTCGCTTTTTCTCTAGAAATACCGATCTCTATTGAGTTTATTGTCATTTTTGCCGTACTTGCTATTTTAATGATGTTATTACTAAGAATAAAAAAATAG
- the cdd gene encoding cytidine deaminase, whose protein sequence is MNKEELIEQAKQARLRAYAPYSKFQVGAALLTASGRVIQGFNIENAAYSMCNCAERTAIFSALSQYTSSEDHAFVAVAVVADTDRPVPPCGACRQVLAEFCDPQMPVYLSNLKGMIEETSVSQLIPGAFTKHDLDKQ, encoded by the coding sequence ATGAATAAAGAAGAATTAATTGAACAAGCAAAGCAAGCAAGGCTCAGAGCATATGCTCCTTACTCAAAATTTCAGGTTGGAGCGGCTCTGCTGACGGCTTCTGGAAGGGTGATCCAGGGCTTTAATATTGAAAATGCTGCTTATAGCATGTGTAACTGTGCCGAAAGAACAGCTATATTTAGTGCTCTTTCTCAATATACAAGTTCAGAGGATCATGCTTTTGTTGCCGTCGCTGTGGTAGCCGACACGGATCGTCCTGTCCCACCTTGTGGGGCTTGTAGACAGGTTTTAGCTGAATTTTGTGACCCACAAATGCCTGTTTATTTATCTAACTTAAAAGGTATGATAGAGGAAACGAGTGTTAGTCAACTGATTCCAGGGGCTTTTACTAAACACGATTTAGACAAGCAGTAA
- the era gene encoding GTPase Era, translating to MTEEIHHSGFVSIIGRPNVGKSTLVNHVIGQKIAIMSDKPQTTRNKIQGVYTSERGQIIFIDTPGIHKPKTKLGEYMVQSATSTLKEVDVILFVVDVVDGYGAGDQFIMDQLEGIKTPVFLILNKIDQVNPNDLLPIIDLYKDKFPFTEIIPISALMGNNVNTLLEQIMARLPEGPQYYPADQITDHPEYFVAAELIREKILELTREEIPHSIAVEIEQMKKRENSDTIYVGAIIYTERDSQKRIVIGKNGSVLKEVGKLARRDIEALLGNKIYLELWVKVKKDWRNKAGQLRNFGFDPRS from the coding sequence ATGACAGAAGAAATCCATCATTCTGGTTTTGTATCCATTATTGGTCGTCCTAATGTAGGGAAATCCACTTTGGTCAATCATGTCATTGGACAAAAGATTGCTATTATGTCGGACAAACCACAAACGACACGAAATAAAATACAAGGCGTGTACACGTCAGAGCGTGGGCAGATCATATTTATAGATACTCCGGGTATCCATAAACCTAAGACTAAGCTTGGAGAGTACATGGTTCAATCGGCTACAAGTACCTTAAAGGAAGTGGATGTCATTCTTTTTGTAGTCGATGTTGTTGATGGATATGGGGCTGGAGATCAGTTTATTATGGATCAGCTGGAAGGAATCAAGACACCCGTTTTCCTGATTTTAAATAAAATTGATCAGGTAAACCCTAATGATCTATTACCCATTATTGATTTGTATAAAGACAAATTTCCCTTTACTGAAATCATTCCAATTTCAGCACTGATGGGCAATAACGTGAATACATTATTAGAGCAGATTATGGCTAGGCTTCCTGAAGGACCGCAATATTATCCTGCTGATCAAATTACAGATCATCCGGAATATTTTGTTGCCGCTGAGCTCATTCGAGAGAAAATTCTTGAACTGACGAGAGAGGAAATTCCTCATTCCATAGCTGTTGAAATTGAACAGATGAAAAAAAGAGAAAATAGCGATACGATTTATGTTGGAGCGATCATTTACACGGAGCGAGATTCACAAAAAAGAATTGTTATCGGCAAAAACGGAAGTGTTTTAAAAGAAGTGGGTAAGCTTGCACGGAGAGATATCGAAGCATTACTAGGAAATAAGATTTATTTGGAGCTTTGGGTCAAGGTAAAAAAGGATTGGCGTAATAAGGCTGGCCAACTGAGAAATTTTGGATTCGATCCTAGATCCTAG
- a CDS encoding YqzL family protein translates to MREISWNVFAVTGNIEAYLLYRECEDPECEELDEVQQEELSIQQ, encoded by the coding sequence ATGCGAGAAATCTCGTGGAATGTTTTTGCGGTGACTGGTAACATTGAAGCTTATCTCTTATACAGAGAATGTGAAGATCCAGAATGCGAGGAGCTTGACGAAGTACAGCAAGAGGAATTATCTATTCAACAATGA
- the recO gene encoding DNA repair protein RecO: MLIRAEGIVIRSNDYGEGNKILTLYTKEHGKIGVMARGAKKTKSRLSSVAQLFTYGNFLFYKGAGRGMGSLSQGEPLESFRELRQDLLKTSYAAYFAELTDKIVEENEPNAYLFRLLVDSFRLLDEDKDAEIVSRLFELKILSSGGYRPSLNGCVVCGRTEGYFGFSVQEGGFICERCYHVDPQKLSLQPGTVKILRTLYLIEPYRLGNINVKPETRAELKKVLWFFMDHHTPLRLKSRDFLEKMTKLF, encoded by the coding sequence ATGTTAATAAGAGCTGAAGGAATCGTCATTCGTTCTAATGACTATGGGGAAGGCAATAAAATTCTTACGTTATATACGAAGGAGCATGGCAAGATAGGAGTAATGGCAAGAGGGGCGAAAAAAACAAAAAGTCGCCTCTCTTCTGTAGCGCAACTTTTTACATACGGAAATTTCTTGTTTTATAAAGGAGCAGGACGTGGAATGGGCTCTTTATCTCAAGGAGAGCCACTAGAGTCCTTTCGAGAGCTAAGGCAGGATCTCCTGAAAACCTCCTATGCCGCTTATTTTGCTGAGCTGACAGATAAAATTGTTGAAGAGAATGAGCCCAACGCTTATTTGTTTCGGCTATTAGTAGACAGCTTTAGGTTGCTGGATGAAGACAAAGACGCAGAAATTGTTAGCCGTCTATTCGAGCTTAAGATTTTAAGTAGTGGAGGATACAGACCAAGCTTAAATGGCTGCGTTGTATGTGGGCGTACTGAAGGGTATTTTGGCTTTAGTGTTCAAGAGGGTGGGTTTATCTGTGAGCGTTGTTACCATGTGGATCCTCAAAAGCTCTCCCTACAACCAGGTACCGTCAAGATATTAAGAACTTTATACTTAATCGAGCCGTATCGCCTAGGTAATATTAATGTCAAGCCAGAGACGAGGGCTGAACTGAAAAAAGTATTGTGGTTCTTTATGGATCACCATACTCCCCTTCGCTTAAAATCTAGAGACTTTCTTGAAAAAATGACAAAGCTTTTTTAA
- the glyQ gene encoding glycine--tRNA ligase subunit alpha: protein MNYQEMILTLQKFWGEQNCMLVQPYDVEKGAGTMNPVTFLRSIGPEPWNVAYVEPSRRPVDGRYGENPNRLYQHHQFQVVMKPSPDNIQELYLDSLKMLGIDPLLHDIRFVEDNWEAPTLGAWGLGWEVWLDGMEVTQFTYFQQVGGLDANPVAVEITYGIERLASYIQDKESVYDLEWIPGFTYGDVFHQPEVEHSKYTFEIADSQTHFQLFSIYEQEAKRALEEKLVFPAYDFVLKCSHTFNLLDARGAISVTERTGYLGRVRNLARACAQVYFDERERLGFPLLKQKEEVKQGE from the coding sequence ATGAATTATCAAGAAATGATTTTAACTTTACAAAAATTCTGGGGCGAGCAAAATTGTATGCTCGTGCAGCCTTATGATGTTGAGAAGGGTGCAGGTACAATGAACCCGGTGACATTCTTAAGAAGCATTGGCCCTGAGCCGTGGAATGTCGCTTACGTTGAGCCATCTAGAAGGCCCGTGGACGGGCGCTATGGAGAAAATCCAAATCGATTATATCAGCACCATCAATTTCAGGTTGTGATGAAGCCATCTCCAGATAATATTCAGGAACTTTATTTAGATAGCCTTAAGATGTTAGGTATTGACCCTTTACTGCACGACATTCGCTTTGTAGAAGATAATTGGGAGGCTCCTACTCTTGGCGCTTGGGGGCTAGGCTGGGAGGTTTGGCTTGATGGCATGGAGGTTACTCAGTTTACCTATTTTCAGCAGGTGGGGGGCTTAGATGCCAACCCAGTAGCGGTGGAAATTACGTATGGTATTGAACGATTAGCTTCCTATATTCAGGATAAGGAAAGTGTATATGATTTAGAATGGATACCTGGATTTACCTATGGGGATGTGTTTCACCAGCCAGAGGTGGAGCATTCAAAATATACGTTTGAAATCGCAGACAGTCAGACTCACTTTCAACTATTCTCCATTTATGAGCAGGAGGCTAAAAGAGCTTTAGAGGAAAAGCTTGTATTCCCAGCTTATGATTTTGTGCTGAAGTGTTCACATACATTTAACCTTTTAGATGCACGTGGAGCTATCTCTGTTACAGAAAGGACGGGATACCTAGGTCGTGTTAGGAACTTAGCACGTGCCTGTGCGCAGGTATATTTTGACGAGCGTGAAAGACTTGGCTTTCCGTTATTAAAGCAAAAAGAGGAGGTGAAACAAGGTGAGTAA